A window of the Oncorhynchus mykiss isolate Arlee chromosome 15, USDA_OmykA_1.1, whole genome shotgun sequence genome harbors these coding sequences:
- the LOC110514977 gene encoding protein FAM111A, protein MTQERQEIQANKKQKYIPMPDSREIQQILCDQFKRLQDHMKSRYPQGKSESEVIELMREEFGKKPESFTEVYRLTELAEVTTSVCKVEHEFIEGTGFLLFDNFILTNGHLFKDKGVLQGKTLSVPTTVTFNFDNPLGSGQWKVNVKPEVVALQYGVDRWGRQVDYAILELSTPLNGYKFPPGVLQKYGPVPQTGGIYIVGHPDGGVKKMDYTTIIEVEQRNAAQIKHLGENESSIMSIKESILADELDKKFHEQIMQGNLHVLTYNTFCFNGASGSPVINPSHCQVINGIPVYGCQVIAMHTGGFLYKCKETQETQSVIEYAIPLRTILENVLVYLVDTNNVQMLARFTDVAMENPHLFELIEMTHTNPNP, encoded by the coding sequence ATGACACAGGAGCGACAGGAAATACAGGCAAATAAGAAACAAAAATACATTCCCATGCCAGATTCTAGGGAAATTCAGCAGATCTTATGCGACCAGTTTAAACGTTTACAAGATCACATGAAGAGTAGGTATCCACAGGGGAAATCTGAGTCTGAAGTGATAGAGTTGATGAGGGAGGAATTTGGTAAGAAACCGGAGAGTTTTACTGAAGTGTACAGGTTAACAGAGCTGGCAGAAGTGACCACCTCAGTCTGTAAGGTCGAACACGAATTCATCGAAGGAACAGGTTTCCTGCTGTTCGATAACTTCATCCTGACAAATGGTCATTTGTTCAAGGATAAAGGTGTACTTCAGGGAAAGACACTGTCGGTTCCCACAACTGTCACGTTTAATTTTGACAACCCACTTGGATCAGGTCAGTGGAAGGTAAATGTTAAACCAGAAGTGGTTGCCCTCCAATATGGAGTTGATAGGTGGGGGCGTCAGGTTGACTATGCCATACTGGAGTTGAGTACCCCATTAAATGGCTATAAGTTTCCTCCAGGTGTCCTTCAGAAGTATGGCCCAGTCCCTCAGACAGGTGGGATCTACATCGTTGGCCATCCAGATGGAGGCGTTAAAAAGATGGACTACACGACCATAATAGAGGTGGAACAAAGAAATGCAGCTCAGATCAAACATTTAGGAGAGAACGAGAGCTCCATCATGTCCATCAAAGAAAGCATTTTGGCTGATGAGTTGGACAAAAAGTTTCATGAGCAGATAATGCAGGGGAATCTGCATGTGCTGACCTATAACACCTTCTGCTTTAATGGAGCCTCTGGGTCTCCGGTTATAAATCCCAGTCATTGTCAAGTAATTAATGGCATCCCAGTATATGGCTGCCAGGTGATTGCCATGCATACTGGTGGTTTTTTGTACAAATGTAAGGAAACTCAAGAAACTCAGAGTGTGATTGAATATGCAATCCCTCTCAGGACCATTCTAGAAAACGTATTGGTCTACTTGGTGGACACAAACAATGTTCAAATGTTGGCAAGATTCACCGATGTTGCCATGGAAAACCCACATCTGTTTGAGCTCATCGAGATGacacacactaaccctaacccctaa